One window from the genome of Synergistaceae bacterium encodes:
- a CDS encoding VOC family protein: MDKQKETEKTPWAEHGFCLLHLGVNCANPEQSKEMAQKMAFLFGFELRERPNSSFAGTGFEFMKQPDLGEKGHIAIGTYDVARAARFLEAKGIHTLPGTERYEEDGTLRRVYLDLDVMGFAVHLRKM; encoded by the coding sequence ATGGATAAACAAAAAGAAACGGAGAAAACGCCCTGGGCGGAACATGGTTTTTGCCTGCTCCATCTGGGAGTCAACTGCGCAAACCCGGAACAATCGAAAGAAATGGCGCAAAAGATGGCTTTTTTGTTCGGTTTTGAACTTCGGGAACGACCAAACTCCAGCTTTGCCGGAACAGGTTTTGAATTCATGAAACAGCCTGATTTAGGTGAAAAAGGACATATCGCCATAGGGACTTATGACGTCGCCCGGGCAGCCAGGTTTCTGGAGGCAAAAGGCATCCATACCCTTCCCGGTACGGAACGGTACGAGGAGGACGGGACTCTGCGGCGGGTTTATCTTGATCTTGATGTGATGGGTTTTGCCGTTCATCTGAGAAAAATGTGA